In Paenibacillus phoenicis, one genomic interval encodes:
- a CDS encoding ParA family protein — protein sequence MSKIIAIANQKGGVGKTTTSVNLGAGLAAIGKKVLLIDIDPQGNTTSGVGINKADVANCIYDVLINEVHPKEAIEHTEIENLHIIPATIQLAGAEIELVPTISREVRLKKSLQPIRNLYDYILIDCPPSLGILTINSLTAADSVLIPIQCEYYALEGLSQLLNTVRLVQKHLNTSLQIEGVLLTMFDARTNLGIQVIEEVKKYFQQKVYKTVIPRNVRLSEAPSHGQSIITYDPRSKGAEVYLELAKEVVSYE from the coding sequence TTGTCTAAAATCATCGCCATAGCGAACCAAAAAGGGGGCGTCGGGAAGACGACGACTTCTGTCAATTTGGGAGCGGGACTAGCTGCCATCGGAAAGAAAGTGCTGCTGATCGATATTGACCCCCAAGGGAATACGACAAGTGGTGTTGGCATTAATAAAGCGGATGTTGCGAATTGCATTTATGATGTACTGATTAATGAGGTTCATCCAAAGGAAGCAATTGAACATACGGAGATTGAAAATTTGCATATCATCCCGGCTACAATTCAACTGGCTGGGGCTGAAATCGAATTGGTTCCAACCATTTCGCGTGAAGTGAGACTTAAGAAATCGTTACAGCCTATTCGGAACTTATACGATTATATTTTGATTGATTGCCCGCCTTCGCTTGGAATTCTAACCATCAACTCCTTGACCGCCGCTGATTCCGTACTCATTCCTATTCAGTGCGAATATTACGCTTTGGAAGGTCTTAGCCAGTTATTAAATACGGTGAGATTGGTTCAAAAGCATTTAAATACTTCGCTGCAAATCGAAGGGGTCTTATTAACGATGTTTGATGCTCGGACAAACCTGGGGATTCAAGTCATTGAAGAGGTTAAGAAGTACTTCCAGCAGAAGGTATATAAAACAGTGATTCCACGTAATGTGCGTTTAAGTGAAGCGCCGTCCCATGGTCAATCCATTATTACGTATGACCCTCGTTCGAAGGGTGCGGAAGTATATCTTGAGTTGGCAAAGGAAGTGGTATCTTATGAGTAA
- the noc gene encoding nucleoid occlusion protein, which yields MKEQFSKLFGLTERNSGDEVRQIPVGEIVGSPYQPRTIFDDEKIDELCQTIRTHGVIQPIVVRYRNEKYEIIAGERRWRAVKKLGLESIPAILRDFNDSQAASIALIENLQREGLTSIEEAMAYQNLIDLHQLTQESLAQRLGKSQSTIANKIRLLQLPDEVKNALMERKITERHARALLSLDSEELRLKVLGEIISKELNVKQTEARIAFYKEVAKNKKSPSRRISFTKDVRLALNTIRQSIDMVTGSGLQIKTEEKDHEDHYEIVIQIPKRS from the coding sequence ATGAAAGAACAATTTTCTAAATTGTTTGGGCTAACCGAACGAAATAGCGGAGATGAAGTGAGACAAATTCCGGTGGGGGAAATTGTCGGCAGTCCTTATCAGCCGCGGACGATCTTTGACGACGAGAAAATCGATGAACTCTGCCAAACGATTCGTACTCATGGCGTGATTCAACCGATTGTCGTACGGTACCGGAATGAGAAGTATGAGATCATTGCCGGAGAGCGTCGCTGGCGTGCCGTCAAAAAGCTGGGCTTGGAGTCCATTCCTGCGATCTTGCGCGATTTCAATGATTCGCAAGCCGCTTCTATCGCTTTGATCGAAAATCTCCAACGGGAAGGGCTGACTTCGATTGAGGAGGCGATGGCTTACCAAAATTTGATTGATTTGCATCAGTTGACACAAGAGAGCTTGGCTCAACGTCTTGGGAAGAGCCAATCCACGATCGCCAATAAGATCAGGCTGCTTCAACTTCCGGATGAAGTAAAAAATGCGCTGATGGAACGGAAAATTACAGAGCGTCATGCGCGTGCTTTGCTGTCCTTGGACTCGGAAGAGCTGCGACTGAAGGTGTTGGGTGAAATTATCAGCAAAGAGCTGAATGTAAAACAAACGGAAGCCCGAATTGCCTTTTATAAGGAAGTAGCCAAAAACAAAAAGTCTCCTTCGAGACGAATCTCCTTTACCAAGGATGTTCGATTGGCTCTAAATACGATTCGCCAGTCGATTGATATGGTTACGGGTTCTGGTTTGCAAATTAAAACGGAAGAAAAGGATCATGAGGATCATTATGAAATTGTGATTCAGATCCCGAAACGTTCATAA
- a CDS encoding ParB/RepB/Spo0J family partition protein codes for MSKRLGKGLDALIPALSIQDDDKVIEIPLNQLRANPYQPRKTFDEEAIRELAESIRQHGVIQPIIVRSVLKGYEIIAGERRFRASQYCGNATIPAVVRSFSDQQVMEIALIENLQRENLNAMEVAVAYQGLMDQFQLTQEELSLKVGKSRSHIANFLRLLSLPDEVKECVSRGTLSMGHARALVGLKDPDTIKQLAQQCIDHEWSVRDLENAVQQLDRKKQEKPKPAGKKRDPYIEEVEESLRERYKTTVKIKANKDKGKIEINYYSQQDLQRLLDMLTSG; via the coding sequence ATGAGTAAACGATTGGGCAAAGGATTGGATGCTCTGATCCCGGCACTGTCTATTCAGGATGATGATAAGGTTATAGAGATCCCACTTAACCAACTTCGTGCCAACCCGTATCAACCACGCAAGACCTTTGATGAGGAGGCTATACGGGAGTTGGCCGAATCGATTCGGCAACATGGGGTTATTCAACCGATTATTGTACGCAGCGTACTCAAAGGTTATGAAATTATCGCAGGGGAGCGCCGGTTCCGTGCATCGCAATACTGCGGTAATGCAACCATCCCGGCCGTTGTTCGGAGTTTTTCAGATCAACAGGTCATGGAAATTGCACTCATCGAGAACCTGCAGCGGGAAAATCTAAACGCGATGGAAGTAGCGGTTGCGTACCAAGGGTTGATGGATCAATTCCAGCTAACACAGGAAGAGCTTTCGTTGAAGGTAGGGAAGTCTCGTTCTCATATCGCGAATTTTTTGCGGTTGCTTTCCTTGCCGGATGAAGTGAAGGAATGTGTTTCACGTGGAACATTATCGATGGGACATGCCCGAGCTTTGGTTGGGTTGAAGGATCCAGATACGATTAAGCAGTTGGCCCAGCAATGTATCGATCATGAATGGAGCGTTCGTGATCTGGAAAATGCGGTGCAACAACTGGATCGCAAAAAGCAGGAAAAACCAAAACCGGCTGGGAAGAAACGCGACCCCTATATCGAAGAAGTAGAAGAGAGTCTGCGTGAACGATATAAGACGACAGTCAAAATTAAAGCAAATAAAGACAAGGGTAAAATCGAAATTAACTATTACAGCCAGCAGGATTTGCAACGGCTGCTTGATATGTTGACTTCGGGATAA